From Cytobacillus sp. IB215665, the proteins below share one genomic window:
- the flgM gene encoding flagellar biosynthesis anti-sigma factor FlgM produces MKINQFGVSGINPYKQQLNKLDTIKKNNTMKDKLEISSAAKELQETTDIEAARQEKVEAIKQQVDSGTYTINREAVARGIYDFYSKK; encoded by the coding sequence ATGAAAATAAACCAATTCGGGGTATCTGGAATCAACCCGTATAAGCAACAACTGAATAAGCTTGATACAATCAAAAAAAACAACACGATGAAAGATAAATTAGAAATTTCTTCAGCTGCTAAGGAGCTTCAAGAAACGACAGATATTGAAGCTGCTCGTCAAGAAAAGGTTGAGGCAATTAAGCAACAAGTAGACAGTGGAACATATACGATCAATCGTGAAGCTGTTGCAAGAGGAATATACGACTTTTATTCGAAAAAATAG
- a CDS encoding flagellar protein FlgN — protein MSVQALQSTLQKMYKIHKSLYDLGTKKTDIVKKGDIKALDTLLKDEQKHVAAIRTLDEERKKQVYKMVSGHTIAGSEPTVTDCIDIAAGDDKQQLIHIQSQLTQIINELKQQNELNQQLLYQSLQFVNISLDMLLPQPEVFNYEKPAMSEGPQPSRSLFDSKA, from the coding sequence TTGTCAGTTCAAGCCTTACAATCAACGCTACAAAAAATGTACAAGATCCATAAAAGCTTGTACGATCTAGGCACCAAGAAAACCGATATTGTAAAAAAAGGCGACATTAAAGCCCTCGATACATTATTAAAGGATGAACAAAAACATGTCGCTGCCATTCGTACGCTTGATGAAGAACGGAAAAAACAAGTGTACAAAATGGTCAGCGGTCATACAATTGCAGGAAGTGAGCCGACGGTTACAGATTGCATCGACATCGCAGCTGGTGATGACAAACAGCAATTAATTCACATCCAATCACAGCTTACTCAAATCATAAACGAGCTAAAACAACAAAATGAACTTAATCAACAGCTGTTATATCAATCGTTACAATTTGTAAATATCTCATTAGACATGCTCCTGCCACAGCCAGAAGTATTTAATTATGAAAAGCCAGCAATGTCAGAAGGGCCTCAACCAAGTCGTTCATTGTTTGATTCGAAAGCATAA